The Haemorhous mexicanus isolate bHaeMex1 chromosome 35, bHaeMex1.pri, whole genome shotgun sequence genome window below encodes:
- the HNRNPUL2 gene encoding heterogeneous nuclear ribonucleoprotein U-like protein 2, giving the protein MDVKRLKVTELRAELGRRGLDARGLKVELAQRLQEALDAEMLAAGPEEGGGGGGGGGPAAAASSCAGEAGPAGGPGGRPHGGDEEEEEEEEEEEEEEEEEEEEDEEALLADEDEAAAAAPEAAPAQPGPPGEEEEEEEEEEAAPAEPAGSEPLQPPQEEGAAAAAEAEAAEGGGGGGGGVNGAERPPEEAPSGDEAAAAEAKEEEAAAGEEEDKAKGEAERRGLKRLRDEKDEHGRAWHEFREEAYNSRSKSPPPPEEEPPEGEEDETLVILDTYTSDLQFRASRDRYGGQPLFSERFPGLWAGARSTHGVTRGRVCFQAKVTQNLPGKEGSSEVPLLRVGWSVDFSHSQLGEDEFSYGFDGRGLKVENGKFEEFGESFGENDIIGCFADFEGAELVELSFSKNGQELGTAFQVPKGALGERALLPHVLCKGCAVELNFGQRPEPLAPVPEGFVFIHEIPAPERVRTPPGPKSTEECEVLLMVGLPGSGKTQWAQKHSQENRDKRYNILGTERVLHQLRTRGPEPEEELDAKSRELLTQQAAQCLSKLVQIAPRARRNFILDQCNVYNSGQRRKLSAFKGFCRKVVVIVPPEPEWEQRLQQRRQSEGDDVPESVMLEMKANYSIPEKSEYVDEVLFGELGRDEAAPLVLRWKEEARKQLPPSEKRGNRRNNRNKRNRQNRNRGQGYVGGQRRGYDSRVYGGQQQPQYWGQPGNRGGYRNFYERYRGYDDRFYGRDYDYNRYRDYYRQYNREWQNYYQDRDRYYRNYYGYQGYR; this is encoded by the exons ATGGACGTGAAGCGGCTGAAGGTGACCGAGCTGCGGGCCGAGCTGGGCCGGCGCGGCCTGGACGCCCGCGGGCTGAAGGTGGAGCTGGCGCAGCGGCTGCAGGAGGCCCTCGACGCCGAGATGTTGGCGGCGGGGCCCGAGgaaggcggcggcggcggcggcgggggaggCCCGGCCGCGGCCGCCTCGAGCTGCGCAGGGGAAGCGGGGCCGGCGGGAGGCCCGGGCGGGCGGCCCCACGgaggggatgaggaggaggaggaggaggaagaagaggaggaggaggaggaagaagaggaagaggaggaggacgaggaaGCGCTGCTCGCCGATGAGGACGAAGCGGCCGCCGCGGCCCCCGAGGCggccccggcccagcccggcccccccggggaggaggaggaggaggaggaagaagaggaggcgGCCCCGGCCGAGCCCGCGGGGTCGGAGCCGCTGCAGCCGCCGCAGGAGGAgggagcggcggccgcggccgaGGCTGAGGCGGCCGagggaggaggcggcggcggcggcggcgtgAACGGGGCCGAGCGGCCGCCGGAGGAAGCGCCCAGCGGCGATGAAGCGGCCGCGGCTGAggccaaggaggaggaggcggcggcgg gggaggaggaggacaagGCCAAGGGCGAGGCCGAGCGCCGGGGGCTGAAGCGGCTGCGGGACGAGAAGGACGAGCACGGCCGGGCCTGGCACGAGTTCCGCGAGGAGGCCTACAACAGCCG aTCCAAATCTCCGCCGCCGCCCGAGGAGGAGCCGCCCGAGGGGGAGGAGGACGAGACCCTGGTGATCCTGGACACCT ACACGTCGGACCTGCAGTTCCGGGCCAGCCGGGACCGCTACGGGGGGCAGCCGCTCTTCTCCGAGCGCTTCCCGGGGCTCTGGGCCGGCGCCCGCAGCACCCACGGCGTCACCCGCGGCCGCGTCTGCTTCCAGGCCAAG GTGACTCAGAACCTCCCGGGCAAGGAGGGGAGCTCCGAGGTGCCGCTGCTGAGGGTGGGCTGGTCCGTGGACTTCTCCCACTCCCAGCTGG GGGAGGATGAGTTTTCCTACGGCTTCGATGGGCGGGGGCTGAaggtggaaaatggaaaatttgaggaatttggggaaagTTTTGGAGAAAACGACATCATCGGCTGCTTCGCG GACTTCGAGGGCGCGGAGCTGGTGGAGCTGTCCTTCTCCAAGAacgggcaggagctgggcacggCCTTCCAGGTGCCCAAGGGCGCGCTGGGCGAGCGGGCGCTGCTGCCCCACGTGCTGTGCAAGGGCTGCGCCGTGGAGCTCAACTTCGGGCAGCGCCCGGAGCCGCTGGCGCCCGTGCCCGAGGGCTTCGTGTTCATCCACGAGATCCCCGCCCCCGAGAGGGTCCGGACGCCCCCGGGGCCCAAGAGCACCGAGGAGTGCGAG gtgctgctcatGGTGGGGCTGCCGGGCTCCGGGAAGACGCAGTGGGCACAGAAACATTCCCAGGAGAACCGGGACAAGCGCTACAACATCCTGGGCACCGAGCGCGTCCTGCACCAGCTCAGG ACGCGGGGGCCGGAGCCCGAGGAGGAGCTGGACGCCAAGAGCCGGGAGCTGCTGACTCAGCAGGCGGCGCAGTGCCTTAGCAAGCTGGTGCAGATcgccccccgcgcccgccgcaaCTTCATCCTCGACCAG TGCAACGTGTACAACTCGGGGCAGCGCCGGAAGCTCTCGGCCTTCAAGGGTTTCTGCAGGAAGGTCGTGGTGATCGTTCCCCCCGAGCCCGAGTGGGAGCAGCGCCTGCAGCAGCGGCGCCAGAGCGAGGGCGACGACGTGCCCGAGTCCGTCATGCTGGAGATGAAAG CCAACTACTCGATCCCGGAGAAGAGCGAGTATGTGGACGAGGTTCTGTTCGGGGAGCTGGGCCGGGACGAGGCGGCGCCGCTGGTGCTGCGCTGGAAGGAGGAGGCGCGGAAGCAGCTGCCGCCCTCGGAGAAGCGCGGGAACCGCCGCAACAACCGCAACAAGCGCAACCGGCAGAACCGCAACCGCGGCCAGGGCTACG TgggcgggcagcgccggggctACGACAGCCGCGTCTAcgggggccagcagcagccgcagtACTGGGGGCAGCCCGGCAACCGCGGG GGCTACCGGAACTTCTACGAGCGCTACCGGGGCTACGACGATCGGTTCTACGGCCGCGACTACGACTACAACAGATACCGCGACTACTACCGGCAGTACAACCGCGAG TGGCAGAACTACTACCAGGACAGGGACCGGTACTACAGGAACTACTACGGCTACCAGGGCTACCGGTGA
- the GNG3 gene encoding guanine nucleotide-binding protein G(I)/G(S)/G(O) subunit gamma-3 — protein MKGEPPPSSTLSVGQARKMVEQLKIEASLCRVKVSKAAAELLSYCEAHACEDPLLTPVPTSENPFREKKFFCALL, from the exons aTGAAGGGCGAGCccccccccagcagcaccctgagcgTGGGCCAGGCCCGGAAAATGGTGGAGCAGCTGAAGATCGAGGCCAGCCTGTGCCGGGTCAAG gtgtccaAGGCGGCGGCGGAGCTGCTGAGCTACTGCGAGGCTCACGCCTGCGAGGACCCGCTGCTGACGCCCGTGCCCACCTCGGAGAATCCCTTCCGcgagaagaaattcttctgcGCCCTCCtctga
- the FAU gene encoding ubiquitin-like FUBI-ribosomal protein eS30 fusion protein, with amino-acid sequence MQLFIRGQTLLTLELSGSETLAQIKERVAELSGIPPEDQVLLHAGTPLDDDEAVLGQSPLPEFTTLDLSTRLLGGKVHGSLARAGKVRGQTPKVAKQEKKKKKTGRAKRRMQYNRRFVNVVPTFGKKKGPNANS; translated from the exons atGCAGCTCTTCATCCGCGGCCAGACCCTCCTCACCCTCGAGCTCTCCGGCTCCGAGACCCTCGCCCAGATCAAG GAGAGGGTGGCCGAGCTTTCGGGGATCCCCCCCGAGGACCAAGTGCTGCTCCACGCCGGGACCCCCCTGGACGATGATGAGGCcgtgctggggcagagccccctccccgaATTCACCACCCTGGACCTCTCCACGCGCCTGCTGGGCG GTAAGGTGCACGGCTCCCTCGCCCGCGCCGGCAAAGTGAGGGGCCAGACCCCCAAG GTGGCCaagcaggagaagaagaagaagaagacaggGCGGGCCAAGCGGCGCATGCAGTACAACCGGCGCTTCGTCAACGTGGTGCCCACCTTCGGCAAGAAGAAGGGTCCCAACGCCAACTCCTGA
- the BSCL2 gene encoding LOW QUALITY PROTEIN: seipin (The sequence of the model RefSeq protein was modified relative to this genomic sequence to represent the inferred CDS: deleted 2 bases in 2 codons), with protein sequence MASGGFPAAPPPPLLTWGAQVGRGARRALLRGALGLSLALLLLWASLFLYGSFYWAYLPAAAVLRPLHLAFRSDCESPGPELCSFPTANVSLLGEHREKVLLYGQLYRISLELELPESPVNRELGMFMVGLTCYGHGGKTLATAERAAMLHYRSRLLRALHTAAFAGLFLSGFAEQSQTLELELMARYREDPYTPTVGALVEIRSRRVQLYGARLRVHAHFSGLRYLLYHFPLTSAVLGVAGNWTLLALLTLGGYLQWGEGPPTPPPPPTGAAEPGGAPGEGEGTDLSASPQNSEEPEIVGASEPSPDPPLLSAAPKEGEMQEEEEEEGEGEEEEGVTPLPPLPDGPSPRQRHVCSSS encoded by the exons ATGGCTTCGGGGGGGttccccgcggccccgccccccccgctgctcacctggggggctcaggtggggcggggggcgcggcgggcgctgcTGCGGGGGGcgctggggctgagcctggcgctgctgctgctctgggcctcGCTCTTCCTCTACGGCTCCTTCTACTGGGCCTACCTGCCCGCGGCCGCCGTGCTGCGCCCGCTGCACCTGGCCTTCAG GTCGGACTGTGAGAGCCCCGGGCCcgagctctgctccttccccacgGCCAAcgtgtccctgctgggggagCACCGCGAGAAG gtgctgctctaCGGGCAGCTGTACCGGATCtcgctggagctggagctgccggAGTCGCCGGTGAACCGCGAGCTGGGGATGTTCATGGTGGGGCTGACCTGCTATGGCCACGGGGGGAAAACCCTGGCCACGGCCGAGAGAGCG GCCATGCTGCACTACCGCTCCCGCCTGCTGCGGGCCCTGCACACCGCGGCCTTCGCCGGACTCTTCCTCAGCGGCTTCGCCGAGCAGAGCCAgaccctggagctggagctgatggCGCGCTACCGCGAGGACCCC tacACGCCCACCGTGGGGGCTCTGGTGGAGATCCGCAGCCGGCGG GTGCAGCTCTACGGGGCGCGGCTGCGCGTGCACGCGCACTTCAGCGGCCTCAG gtacCTGCTCTATCACTTCCCGCTGACCTCGGCCGTGCTGGGC GTGGCCGGGAACTGGACCCTCCTGGCGCTGCTGACCCTGGGGGGGTACCTGCagtggggggaggggcccccca ccccGCCCCCACCCCCGACAGGAGCAGCGGAGCCAGGAGGAGCccccggggagggggaggggacag atCTTTCAGCCTCCCCCCAAAATTCGGAGGAGCCCGAAATCGTGGGAGCCTcggagcccagcccag acccccccctGCTCAGCGCCGCCcccaaggagggggagatgcaggaggaagaggaggaagagggggagggggaggaggaagagggggtcacacccctcccccccctcccggacggcccctccccccgccaGCGCCAcgtctgctccagctcctga